From the genome of Thermoflexus hugenholtzii, one region includes:
- a CDS encoding HD family phosphohydrolase — protein MDFRRWIRVLGRISGALIFTALIVALVAWPVETRAAQAWQVGQAAPQTLFAPYELSYPSAILTERAREEAAARIAPIYTGPDPRIARRQVEALRQTLEAIRRIREEAQPPEERARRLEEALRGHGLSPAQRQRLLTLEATRWEMIAGEALALLDQVMREPIREDEVAGVIRQLPRRISARLNEEEAELVAALVAPLIVPNSTLDVEATEAARRQAREAIPLQIRRIRAGEAIVRQGDVLDALTMEALRQYGLIPNPTPWPLPLARGILAALGAGGLWLTLGRVTPEIAERPRRLLGLAGLFLLFLGGARLLRASAPDWIWAFPTATLGMLLAAGVGTVPAMMFSAIGSVWFGLIADRTPAFLIASLLANWTTILILHRLERFQTLLAAGLSAGVITGLIGIAAMAEDGIVPPLDALRIGGMGLLAGALSTTLALLGFIVLGVLFDVTTPLHLLELARPTHPLLHQLMIRAPGTYHHTLMVANLAEQAALRIGADPLLARVGALYHDIGKMVRPYLFVENQVDGDNPHERMDPHESARAIMRHVEDGLALARRHRLPRRIRAFIQEHHGTLCVTIPYHRAVQEAGDPEKVDRAAFCYRGPRPQSKETAIVMLADGCEAAVRAARPKDPQELARILDRVFQERIQSGQLDDAPLTMQELQGIREAFLQVFQGMFHPRLIYPEVPGRREEGSAS, from the coding sequence CCCTCTTCGCCCCTTATGAGCTGAGCTACCCCAGCGCCATCCTCACCGAGCGAGCCCGCGAGGAGGCGGCCGCGCGCATCGCCCCGATCTACACCGGCCCGGATCCGCGGATCGCCCGCCGGCAGGTGGAGGCCCTTCGGCAAACCCTGGAGGCCATCCGCCGGATTCGGGAGGAGGCGCAGCCCCCGGAGGAGCGGGCCCGCCGGCTGGAGGAGGCCCTTCGGGGCCATGGGCTCTCGCCGGCCCAGCGCCAGCGCCTGTTGACCCTGGAGGCCACCCGCTGGGAGATGATCGCCGGGGAGGCCCTGGCGCTGCTGGACCAGGTGATGCGGGAGCCCATTCGGGAGGACGAAGTGGCCGGAGTGATCCGGCAGCTGCCCCGCCGTATCAGCGCGCGCCTGAACGAGGAGGAGGCGGAACTGGTAGCCGCCCTGGTCGCCCCGCTCATCGTGCCCAACAGCACGCTGGATGTCGAGGCCACGGAGGCCGCGCGCCGCCAGGCCCGGGAGGCCATCCCCCTTCAAATCCGGCGGATCCGCGCCGGGGAGGCCATCGTCCGGCAGGGAGACGTCCTGGACGCGCTGACCATGGAGGCCCTCCGACAGTATGGGCTGATCCCCAACCCAACGCCATGGCCCCTGCCCCTCGCTCGCGGGATCCTCGCGGCCCTGGGGGCCGGCGGGTTGTGGCTGACCCTGGGACGGGTCACGCCGGAGATCGCCGAGCGCCCCCGGCGCCTGCTGGGTCTGGCGGGGCTCTTCCTTCTGTTCCTCGGCGGGGCCCGGCTGCTGCGGGCCTCCGCACCGGACTGGATCTGGGCCTTCCCCACCGCCACGCTGGGGATGCTGCTGGCCGCCGGCGTGGGGACGGTGCCGGCCATGATGTTCAGCGCCATCGGCTCGGTATGGTTCGGCCTGATCGCCGACCGGACGCCGGCTTTCCTGATCGCCTCGCTGCTGGCCAACTGGACGACGATCCTGATCCTCCACCGCCTGGAGCGCTTCCAGACCCTGCTGGCCGCCGGGCTGAGCGCGGGGGTGATCACCGGGCTGATCGGGATCGCCGCCATGGCAGAGGACGGCATCGTCCCACCGCTCGACGCGTTGCGGATAGGGGGGATGGGGTTGCTGGCGGGAGCGCTCTCCACCACCCTGGCCCTGCTGGGGTTCATCGTCCTGGGGGTTCTCTTCGACGTCACCACCCCGCTCCATCTGCTGGAGCTGGCCCGCCCCACCCACCCGCTGCTACACCAGCTGATGATCCGCGCCCCCGGCACCTATCATCACACCCTGATGGTCGCCAACCTGGCGGAGCAGGCCGCTTTGCGCATCGGGGCGGACCCGTTGCTGGCGCGCGTGGGCGCCCTGTATCACGACATCGGGAAGATGGTTCGCCCCTACCTTTTTGTCGAAAACCAGGTGGATGGGGACAACCCCCATGAGCGGATGGACCCCCACGAGAGCGCCCGGGCGATTATGCGTCACGTGGAGGACGGCCTGGCCCTGGCCCGACGACACCGGCTTCCCCGGCGGATCCGGGCCTTCATCCAGGAGCATCACGGCACCCTCTGCGTGACCATCCCCTATCACCGGGCGGTTCAGGAGGCGGGGGATCCGGAGAAGGTGGATCGAGCGGCCTTCTGCTACCGCGGACCGCGCCCGCAGAGCAAGGAGACCGCCATCGTGATGCTGGCCGACGGCTGCGAGGCCGCCGTCCGGGCCGCGCGGCCGAAGGATCCCCAGGAGCTGGCGCGCATCCTGGACCGGGTGTTCCAGGAGCGCATCCAGTCGGGTCAGCTGGATGACGCTCCCCTGACCATGCAGGAGCTGCAGGGGATCCGGGAGGCCTTCCTGCAGGTTTTCCAGGGGATGTTCCATCCTCGCCTGATCTATCCGGAGGTCCCGGGACGGCGCGAGGAGGGATCGGCATCGTGA
- the ybeY gene encoding rRNA maturation RNase YbeY, with protein sequence MKRLRSAGMESTRAEIVVRAPRAYQAPGRLAGIRRAARAVLQDHGLEGKATLTVVLTDEERIRALNRRYRGVDGPTDVLAFPMDLELRPGVRHLGDIVIAFPYAARQAEREGHPLEGELALLVVHGALHLLGYDHDTPAARRRMWARQRAILERLGFPDVAP encoded by the coding sequence GTGAAGCGCCTTCGATCCGCCGGGATGGAATCCACGCGCGCGGAGATCGTGGTCCGGGCCCCACGGGCCTATCAGGCCCCGGGACGTCTGGCCGGGATCCGGCGGGCCGCCCGGGCGGTCCTTCAGGACCATGGCCTGGAGGGGAAGGCAACGCTGACCGTGGTCCTCACCGATGAGGAGCGCATCCGGGCGCTCAACCGGCGTTACCGGGGTGTGGACGGGCCCACGGATGTGCTGGCCTTCCCGATGGATCTGGAGCTCCGGCCCGGAGTCCGGCACCTGGGCGACATCGTGATCGCGTTCCCGTATGCGGCCCGCCAGGCGGAGCGGGAGGGGCATCCCCTGGAGGGGGAGCTGGCGCTGCTGGTGGTGCACGGCGCCCTGCATCTTTTGGGCTACGACCACGATACGCCCGCTGCCCGGCGCCGGATGTGGGCCCGCCAGCGGGCGATCCTGGAACGCCTGGGCTTTCCGGACGTCGCCCCCTGA
- a CDS encoding rod shape-determining protein, with protein sequence MWNPIDALLGLFSLDIGIDLGTATTLVCVRGKGIVIHEPSWVAIDRRTRRVLAVGEAAKEMVGRTPAHIVAIRPLRDGVISEFEVTREMIGEFIRKAHQQVPVPVPRPRVVVGIPSGVTEVERRAVHDACLAAGARAAFLIEEPLAAAIGIGLPVAEARGSMVVDIGGGTTEVAVFALGGIVVGRSVRVAGDEMDEAIINYMRQRYNLLIGERMAERVKIEIGSAYPLPEERTMVVRGRNLVTGLPDALEVSSIEIREALRDVVSIIVDTVKSVLDETPPELVADIMETGIAVVGGGAQLKGLAQRLTEETRIRCWVPPDPVSAVAMGAARVLEDLDTWHQVLTSLDRGRPARSPVRIGQPIAR encoded by the coding sequence GTGTGGAATCCGATCGATGCGCTGTTGGGGTTGTTCTCCCTGGACATCGGCATCGATCTGGGGACGGCGACAACCCTGGTATGCGTGCGGGGGAAGGGGATTGTCATCCATGAGCCGTCGTGGGTGGCGATCGATCGACGGACCCGTCGGGTGCTGGCGGTGGGGGAAGCGGCCAAGGAGATGGTGGGCCGCACCCCGGCGCACATCGTGGCCATCCGCCCCCTGCGGGATGGGGTGATCTCCGAATTCGAGGTCACCCGGGAGATGATCGGGGAGTTCATCCGCAAGGCCCACCAGCAGGTGCCCGTCCCGGTTCCCCGCCCCCGGGTGGTCGTCGGGATCCCCAGCGGGGTCACGGAGGTGGAGCGTCGGGCGGTCCACGACGCCTGTCTGGCCGCCGGAGCCCGAGCGGCCTTCCTGATCGAGGAGCCCCTGGCGGCGGCCATCGGGATCGGCCTCCCGGTCGCCGAGGCCCGGGGCAGCATGGTGGTGGACATCGGCGGGGGCACCACCGAGGTGGCCGTCTTCGCCCTGGGCGGGATCGTGGTCGGCCGATCGGTCCGGGTGGCCGGGGATGAGATGGACGAGGCGATCATCAACTATATGCGTCAGCGCTACAACCTGCTCATCGGGGAGCGGATGGCGGAGCGGGTGAAGATCGAGATCGGCTCCGCTTACCCGCTGCCTGAGGAGCGGACGATGGTGGTGCGCGGACGGAACCTGGTGACCGGCCTCCCCGATGCCTTGGAGGTCTCCAGCATCGAGATCCGGGAGGCCCTGCGGGATGTGGTTTCCATCATCGTGGACACGGTGAAGTCCGTCCTGGACGAGACCCCTCCGGAGCTGGTGGCGGACATCATGGAGACCGGCATCGCGGTGGTCGGCGGCGGCGCCCAGCTGAAGGGGCTCGCCCAACGGCTGACCGAGGAGACCCGCATCCGGTGCTGGGTGCCTCCGGATCCGGTCAGCGCGGTGGCCATGGGGGCCGCCCGCGTGCTGGAGGACCTGGATACCTGGCATCAGGTGCTGACCTCGCTGGATCGGGGCCGGCCGGCCCGATCGCCGGTGCGCATCGGCCAGCCGATCGCCCGATAA
- the mreC gene encoding rod shape-determining protein MreC, with protein MRPGSRRPWNAGLAIGLSLALLFLHGLGWLQPVEEIVMIPLTPLQQLLSGIGRGAVEAFAFLREIRDLRQEAQRLRDQVEELRTENLRLQELAAENAELRALLGIVRENPQTTFVAATVIGYETDPYLRYLILDVGTRQGVREGMPVITRGSALIGRIADAGLNRSRVRLLTDAGSQVGALLQTSRATGIVIGQPDGSLLLDFVNPDEEIPPGDTVLTSGIGGQIPRALVIGQVTERLSAGGGEPFQRARVRPAVDPRRITYVLVITSFPGMEPAP; from the coding sequence ATGCGTCCCGGCAGCCGACGGCCATGGAACGCCGGGCTGGCGATCGGGCTCTCCCTCGCCCTCCTCTTCCTCCACGGCCTGGGATGGCTCCAGCCGGTGGAGGAGATCGTGATGATCCCCCTTACGCCGTTGCAGCAGCTCCTCTCCGGGATCGGGCGAGGGGCTGTGGAAGCCTTTGCCTTCCTGCGGGAGATCCGCGACCTCCGCCAGGAGGCCCAGCGCCTGAGGGATCAGGTGGAGGAGCTCCGGACGGAGAACCTGCGGTTGCAGGAACTGGCGGCGGAGAACGCCGAGCTCCGGGCGCTGTTGGGGATCGTCCGGGAGAACCCGCAGACCACCTTTGTGGCCGCGACGGTGATCGGATATGAGACCGATCCCTATCTGCGCTATCTGATCCTGGATGTGGGGACCCGTCAGGGGGTCCGGGAGGGGATGCCGGTGATCACCCGGGGATCCGCCCTGATCGGCCGGATCGCGGACGCCGGGCTGAACCGCTCCCGGGTGCGCCTGCTGACCGACGCGGGCAGCCAGGTGGGCGCGCTTTTGCAAACCAGCCGGGCCACCGGCATCGTGATCGGCCAGCCGGATGGAAGCCTGCTGCTGGATTTCGTGAACCCCGATGAGGAAATCCCCCCGGGGGACACCGTGCTGACCTCCGGCATCGGAGGGCAGATCCCCCGGGCGCTGGTGATCGGCCAGGTGACGGAGCGGCTGAGCGCCGGAGGCGGCGAGCCCTTCCAGCGCGCCCGGGTCCGCCCGGCCGTCGATCCCCGACGCATCACCTATGTGCTGGTGATCACCAGCTTCCCGGGCATGGAACCGGCTCCGTGA
- the mreD gene encoding rod shape-determining protein MreD: protein MRNRIGWAAMVLGLAALLQATWIPLGIPDPGRPNLVFLVVATVAFLGSLEEGLAWAVGGGLWLDLFSGGPLGVSALALLAVVPLAHGLSRPVFRGRLVMPAAVAAGGTLLMEGVRGILLAVLQYPVDPGYALRQVIGPEILWNTLGMLALYPALRRLRPRPERPVLGG from the coding sequence ATGCGGAACCGAATCGGATGGGCCGCGATGGTCCTGGGGCTGGCCGCGCTCCTTCAGGCCACGTGGATCCCTCTCGGGATCCCCGATCCGGGGCGGCCGAACCTGGTCTTCCTGGTGGTGGCCACGGTGGCCTTCCTGGGCTCCCTGGAGGAGGGGCTCGCATGGGCGGTCGGCGGGGGTCTCTGGCTGGACCTGTTCTCGGGAGGGCCTCTGGGCGTGAGCGCCCTGGCGCTGCTCGCGGTGGTCCCGCTGGCCCACGGATTGAGCCGCCCGGTCTTCCGGGGCCGTCTGGTGATGCCGGCGGCGGTGGCCGCCGGAGGCACCTTGCTGATGGAAGGGGTTCGAGGGATCCTGCTCGCGGTTTTACAATATCCGGTGGACCCGGGCTACGCCCTCCGCCAGGTGATCGGCCCGGAGATCCTCTGGAACACCCTGGGGATGCTGGCGCTTTATCCGGCCCTGCGCCGGCTCCGGCCGCGCCCGGAGCGCCCGGTGCTGGGCGGATGA
- the mrdA gene encoding penicillin-binding protein 2, which produces MSEPYPSRLEPEALDSVAVFRPPPPPRPSPTLRLLLWGFFLFLAFLGLGYRLYALQIREAPRYQALGERSRLRVIPLEAPRGILRDRQGRPLVRNEPAFRILVVPGDLPEEPEEREAILRRLSAWLGIPLEREEASARGQRREGLRERIEAAAREAPFRPLVLKEPVDRELAFRLMEESVRMPGVRVEPFLERRYPSGALTAHVVGFIGRIPAEQVGRYQAEGYDPATDRVGLSGLEYALEPWLRGVKGARYVEEDARGRPVRVRAEIPPQPGAQVTLTLDLDLQAAARAALQAKLDELNRIAGREITRRGVALVMRPATGEILAMVSLPDYDNNVFVSPDLPQAYPRLLEDPFGPLLNHAVASQFAPGSSFKPIVAAAALQEGVITPRTRLFDPGEILIPNRYYPNDPGMAQRFFCWLRSGHGWQDVVDALANSCNVFFYKVAGGYDVPGEPVFEGLGIERLVRYMRAFGLGQPTGVELPGEAAGQVPDPEWKRRTFGETWSTGDTYNLGIGQGYLLVTPLQLLNAINAIANGGTLYRPLLVREIADIQGNIIRSFQPEVIGRLPIAPEHLAVVREGMVAAVERGTAVRAQIPGIRVAGKTGTAEFCDDLALRMGLCAGRRLPSHAWFVAFAPAEAPEVSVLVFIWNGGEGSQNAAPVARQILEAYFRR; this is translated from the coding sequence ATGTCCGAGCCCTATCCATCCCGGCTGGAACCGGAAGCGCTGGACAGCGTGGCGGTGTTCCGACCGCCTCCGCCGCCTCGTCCATCCCCCACCCTCCGTCTCCTCCTGTGGGGCTTCTTCCTCTTTCTGGCCTTCCTGGGGCTGGGGTATCGCCTGTATGCGCTCCAGATCCGGGAGGCCCCTCGCTATCAGGCGCTGGGGGAGCGCAGCCGCCTGCGGGTGATCCCCCTGGAGGCCCCCCGGGGGATCCTGCGGGATCGCCAGGGCCGTCCGCTGGTGCGGAACGAGCCTGCCTTCCGGATCCTGGTGGTCCCCGGCGATCTCCCGGAGGAGCCGGAGGAGCGGGAGGCTATCCTCCGCCGGCTGAGCGCCTGGCTGGGCATACCGCTGGAACGCGAGGAGGCCTCCGCCCGCGGACAGCGCCGCGAAGGGCTCCGGGAGCGGATCGAGGCCGCCGCCCGGGAGGCGCCCTTCCGCCCGTTGGTTCTGAAGGAGCCGGTGGACCGGGAGCTCGCCTTCCGGCTGATGGAGGAATCCGTCCGAATGCCCGGCGTCCGGGTGGAACCCTTCCTCGAGCGCCGCTATCCCAGCGGGGCGCTGACCGCCCATGTCGTGGGCTTCATCGGACGGATCCCGGCGGAGCAGGTCGGGCGCTATCAGGCGGAAGGGTATGATCCGGCCACGGACCGGGTGGGCCTCAGCGGCCTGGAGTATGCGCTGGAGCCCTGGCTGCGGGGCGTGAAGGGCGCCCGCTATGTCGAGGAGGACGCCCGAGGGCGTCCGGTGCGGGTGCGGGCGGAGATCCCGCCGCAGCCGGGCGCTCAGGTCACGCTGACCCTGGATCTCGACCTGCAGGCGGCGGCCCGGGCTGCGTTGCAGGCCAAGCTGGACGAGCTGAACCGCATCGCCGGGCGAGAGATCACGCGGCGGGGGGTGGCCCTGGTGATGCGGCCGGCCACCGGGGAGATCCTGGCCATGGTCAGCCTCCCGGACTACGACAACAACGTGTTCGTCAGCCCGGATCTGCCCCAGGCCTATCCTCGCTTGCTGGAGGATCCCTTCGGGCCGCTGCTCAACCACGCCGTCGCCTCCCAGTTCGCGCCGGGATCCTCCTTCAAGCCCATTGTGGCGGCAGCCGCCCTCCAGGAGGGAGTGATCACCCCGCGGACCCGCCTGTTCGATCCCGGGGAGATCCTCATCCCCAACCGGTATTACCCCAACGATCCCGGGATGGCCCAGCGCTTCTTCTGCTGGCTGCGCTCCGGACATGGCTGGCAGGATGTGGTGGATGCCCTGGCCAATTCCTGCAACGTCTTCTTCTACAAAGTGGCGGGGGGCTACGATGTGCCCGGGGAGCCGGTCTTCGAGGGGCTGGGGATCGAGCGCCTGGTGCGCTATATGCGGGCCTTCGGCCTGGGCCAACCCACCGGGGTGGAGCTGCCCGGGGAGGCGGCCGGGCAGGTGCCGGACCCGGAATGGAAACGCCGCACCTTCGGGGAGACCTGGTCCACCGGCGACACGTATAACCTGGGGATCGGGCAGGGGTATCTGCTGGTGACCCCGTTGCAGTTGCTGAACGCCATCAACGCCATCGCCAACGGGGGGACCCTCTACCGGCCCCTTCTGGTCCGGGAGATCGCCGACATCCAGGGGAACATCATCCGATCCTTCCAGCCGGAGGTCATCGGCCGCCTCCCCATCGCCCCGGAGCACCTCGCCGTGGTCCGGGAGGGCATGGTGGCGGCGGTGGAACGGGGGACCGCCGTTCGGGCCCAGATCCCCGGGATCCGTGTCGCCGGCAAGACCGGGACGGCGGAGTTCTGCGACGACCTGGCGCTCCGGATGGGGCTTTGCGCCGGGCGGCGGTTGCCCAGCCACGCCTGGTTCGTCGCCTTCGCGCCGGCCGAGGCGCCCGAGGTATCGGTGCTGGTCTTCATCTGGAACGGAGGGGAAGGCTCCCAGAACGCAGCGCCGGTGGCCCGTCAGATCCTGGAGGCCTACTTCCGGCGGTGA
- a CDS encoding proline dehydrogenase family protein: MWRAVFVSLSRNRTLKHRVMRWGFVWRAAARFVAGETLEDGIRALRELEAQGIRGILDHLGENVESPADAERATEDYLQALDRLAALGLRPHLAVKLTHLGLDIGEALCERNLRRVVERAAEAGTVVEIDMESSAYTERTLALYRRLASVYPNTRVAIQAYLYRSAQDVERLIEEGIARIRLCKGAYQEPPHIAYPRKRDVDASYIRLMERLLSAEARARGAFVAIATHDERIIRHALRRIEEWSVPRGAFEFQMLYGIRRDLQVMLARQGFVVRVYVPYGTEWYPYFMRRLGERPANLWFVARNLIRP; this comes from the coding sequence ATGTGGCGCGCGGTGTTTGTCTCCCTGTCTCGAAACCGGACCCTGAAGCATCGGGTCATGCGCTGGGGGTTTGTATGGCGGGCAGCCGCTCGCTTCGTGGCGGGCGAGACCCTGGAGGACGGCATCCGGGCCCTCCGGGAGCTGGAAGCCCAGGGGATCCGGGGCATCCTGGACCATCTGGGGGAGAACGTGGAGTCCCCGGCGGATGCCGAGCGGGCGACCGAGGATTACCTGCAGGCCCTGGACCGGCTGGCGGCGCTGGGGCTGCGTCCCCATCTGGCCGTCAAGCTGACCCATCTGGGGCTGGACATCGGGGAGGCGCTCTGCGAACGGAACCTGCGGCGCGTGGTGGAACGGGCGGCCGAGGCCGGGACGGTGGTGGAGATCGATATGGAGAGCAGCGCGTATACCGAACGGACCCTCGCGCTGTATCGGCGGCTGGCCTCGGTTTATCCCAACACCCGGGTGGCCATCCAGGCCTATCTCTATCGTAGCGCCCAGGACGTGGAGCGTCTGATCGAGGAGGGGATCGCCCGGATCCGCCTGTGCAAGGGCGCCTATCAGGAGCCGCCCCACATCGCGTATCCGCGGAAGCGGGATGTGGACGCCAGCTATATCCGGCTGATGGAGCGCCTGCTTTCGGCAGAGGCCCGGGCGCGGGGCGCCTTCGTTGCCATCGCCACCCACGATGAGCGGATCATCCGGCATGCTCTCCGGCGGATCGAGGAGTGGTCGGTGCCGCGGGGGGCCTTTGAGTTCCAGATGCTCTACGGGATCCGCCGGGACCTCCAGGTGATGCTGGCGCGCCAGGGGTTCGTCGTCCGGGTATATGTGCCCTACGGCACCGAATGGTATCCCTACTTCATGCGCCGCTTAGGCGAGCGTCCGGCCAACCTCTGGTTTGTGGCGCGCAATCTCATCCGCCCATAG